The stretch of DNA AATACGAACACCTTGCCTGCGGCTGTATCGGAGATCACAATCTTAGTTCCATTGTTCGAGACTTTAAGAACTTTCCCGGTCAGACCGCTCGCCGTGGCAGTCACCGTGTTCGTGCCCGGATCGAAAATTAGCAATCCGGCATCGCTGCCAATGTAAGCCTTGGTCCCGTCCGGGCTGAAGACCATCGAATTGGGAACGCCGCCCAAGGTGACGGCGGTTCCCGCCGTGTTCGTTCCGCTGTCAATCGGGATCAACGACTTGTTTGCTGACCCATCGGGATTGTCGCTGCCGGTCACATAGATCGTCGTGGCTGTCGTTCCCGTGATCGTTCCCAGAACGGGATTGCTGTACACCGCCTGTCCTACCCCGGTTCCGTTAAAGTTTACATTCGGACCTGGAGCCGGATTGCAACCCGGGGGAGTACATGAGACCACTAACGTGCTCACGCCGGCTCCGGGCGTCGAAACCGCCCCCCCAGAAGCAATGGAAGCCGCGGTTGGCACGAAGCTCGAATAAGTAAGTGGGTTAGAGCCGGTAAATGTTATTGGCTGTCCGAGAATGTCTGTCACATCCGCGGTAAGGGTTTGCGCAGTTCCCGAAGCGACGTTGAAGGTCGTATCGCTTGCACCGGAGATGTGTAACGAGATCGTTTTTGGAGGGCAAGCCACGAAGATGCCCGGCGTTCCCGCCGTGGGAGATATAGTGCCAATCGAAGCGACTACTGTCGTGGCTCCCGGCAGTTGCGAGGTCACCACGCCATTTTGATCGACCGTTGCAATGGTCGAATTGCCAGTAGCCCAGGTGAAAGGGCCAACCTTCGTAGTGACGTCCTGGCCTGCGCTGAAGGCCTTTACCGTAAATTGCTCAGTTTGATGTTGAGAGACGCATACCGGCGGATTGCTCGGCAAATCCACTTCTACTTTGTCGACCCGGCCATGTACATAAACAGGGAAAGCGGTGGTGATGCTGCCCGACGTGATGTTGATATTCACTACCTGGTCTGGCAAAAGATTTCCGTTCGCGTCCCTGGTCTGGCAAACAACGTTGTTGGCGTCGAATACTCCTGCGCAGACCTCCCCGCTCGCGTTTACGGTGACCAGGGAAGGAGTCGCAGAGGTGTAGGTAACCTTTGGACTGGTAATGGCAGTATTGCTGGAATTCAGCACCTGGACGCAGACCAGGCCCGGACTGGCAACGCACCCGTCCGCGCTGCTCAAAGTGGCTACTTCACCATGGTTCAGCGAAAAACTGCTGGAGGTGGTGGTGATTGAGGCCGGAGTCGTGTCAGGAGGCGGCGAAGATTTAT from Terriglobales bacterium encodes:
- a CDS encoding Ig-like domain-containing protein, with translation MRFFLVTRYLLLTAAAVVLASCGHKSSPPPDTTPASITTTSSSFSLNHGEVATLSSADGCVASPGLVCVQVLNSSNTAITSPKVTYTSATPSLVTVNASGEVCAGVFDANNVVCQTRDANGNLLPDQVVNINITSGSITTAFPVYVHGRVDKVEVDLPSNPPVCVSQHQTEQFTVKAFSAGQDVTTKVGPFTWATGNSTIATVDQNGVVTSQLPGATTVVASIGTISPTAGTPGIFVACPPKTISLHISGASDTTFNVASGTAQTLTADVTDILGQPITFTGSNPLTYSSFVPTAASIASGGAVSTPGAGVSTLVVSCTPPGCNPAPGPNVNFNGTGVGQAVYSNPVLGTITGTTATTIYVTGSDNPDGSANKSLIPIDSGTNTAGTAVTLGGVPNSMVFSPDGTKAYIGSDAGLLIFDPGTNTVTATASGLTGKVLKVSNNGTKIVISDTAAGKVFVFDASPNVNSAQEFDIANVTAADFASDNSKAYFTSGSTVYEYSPSTGLKTLSFGADGVVFTPQGSVAFFGGSSVLGLATCNDSSIPGAAGAANVLAVAPDGTHMIGVGSGGWLDLAYTIAALANVGCPVTESNTIKTGAFPAFVGTPTQIAIASDDSNAFLTGYTGGSDATGVPFYHLVDGTTGTIALSAGGPLFSGGLTQDAHSLYVGVGGASPAVHRIDLTAAGTPDANQISVSFNPRIVVVRPK